In Saccharomyces eubayanus strain FM1318 chromosome XIII, whole genome shotgun sequence, one DNA window encodes the following:
- the SSO2 gene encoding syntaxin, whose product MSNANPYGNNNPYAENYEMQEENFNNAPTGHTDGSDDFVGFMNKINTINANLSRYENIINRIDMQHKDLLTQVSEEQEMELRRSLDDYISQATDLQYQLKTDIKDAQKDGLQDPNKQAQAENSRQKFLKLIQDYRIIDSNYKEESKEQAKRQYTIIQPEATDEEVEAAINDVNGQQIFSQALLNANRRGEAKTALAEVQARHQELLKLERTMAELTQLFNDMEELVIEQQENVDVIDKNVEDAQQDVEQGVGHTNKAVKSARKARKNKIRCYIICFVIFAVVVVVVVVPSVVESRK is encoded by the coding sequence ATGAGCAACGCTAATCCTTACGGAAATAACAATCCGTACGCCGAAAACTATGAAATGCAAGAGGAGAACTTTAATAATGCTCCCACAGGCCACACAGACGGCAGCGATGATTTCGTCGGGTTCATGAACAAGATCAACACTATCAATGCGAACTTATCCAGGTACGAGAACATCATCAACCGGATTGATATGCAGCACAAGGACCTGCTGACCCAGGTGAGcgaagaacaagaaatggaaTTGAGACGCTCTTTGGATGACTACATCTCCCAGGCCACCGACTTGCAGTACCAATTGAAAACGGATATCAAAGACGCCCAGAAGGACGGGTTGCAAGACCCTAACAAGCAGGCCCAAGCGGAAAATTCAAGACAGAAATTCTTGAAGCTGATTCAGGATTACAGGATTATCGATTCCAATTACAAGGAAGAAAGCAAAGAGCAAGCCAAGAGACAATACACAATCATTCAGCCGGAAGCCACAGACGAAGAGGTGGAAGCAGCCATCAACGATGTCAACGGCCAACAAATCTTTTCTCAAGCTCTGCTAAATGCCAATAGGCGTGGTGAGGCCAAGACTGCGTTGGCTGAAGTGCAAGCTAGACACCAAGAGTTGCTGAAGTTGGAGAGGACAATGGCAGAACTGACCCAATTATTCAACGACATGGAGGAACTGGTCATCGAACAACAGGAGAACGTGGATGTCATCGACAAGAATGTTGAAGACGCCCAGCAGGACGTAGAGCAGGGAGTGGGCCACACCAACAAGGCCGTCAAGAGTGCcagaaaagcaagaaagaacaagataAGATGCTACATCATCTGCTTCGTGATCTTTGCCGTTGTCGTGGTGGTCGTTGTCGTCCCCTCCGTCGTggaatcaagaaaataa
- the ADD37 gene encoding Add37p has translation MPHTAFWLAFLCEYIYFYSRGFIDLAYVGFKDNPAPPHTYSSDTMAIKPTKSFQNCLEAEVPGYNDCPTVLFSIDPNSGPKSKSKTRAKTKRCMSGKLTTEVMDLYGNTKTATTPPPVSKRPPVGPTQQEPASEIVPAMGQNDTQSQVVMYSKDDLLLKINDLCGPGSKLASKEQDFYKRKIDSNIAKILHTDHTRMVLSQIFDENDKQAAVKTIKHWMVTDTTISNWCPAFLKLFENSAQRN, from the coding sequence ATGCCACATACCGCCTTTTGGCTAGCTTTCCTCtgtgaatatatatacttctACAGCCGGGGCTTCATAGATCTTGCATATGTCGGATTTAAAGATAACCCAGCTCCCCCACACACATACAGTTCAGATACGATGGCCATCAAACCTACAAAGAGCTTTCAAAATTGCCTCGAGGCTGAAGTGCCTGGTTACAACGATTGCCCCACAGTTTTGTTCTCCATCGACCCTAATAGCGGTCCCAAAtccaaatcaaagacaAGAGCAAAGACGAAAAGATGTATGAGCGGGAAACTGACCACAGAGGTGATGGATCTCTACGGAAACACCAAAACAGCCACGACGCCGCCGCCCGTATCGAAGAGGCCGCCCGTAGGCCCTACTCAACAAGAACCGGCTTCTGAAATTGTGCCTGCAATGGGCCAAAACGATACCCAGTCACAGGTGGTGATGTACAGTAAGGACGATCTGCTGCTTAAGATCAATGATCTTTGTGGGCCTGGCTCAAAGTTGGCCTCGAAAGAGCAGgatttttacaaaagaaaaatagacTCTAATATTGCCAAGATTTTACACACCGATCACACGAGAATGGTGTTGTCGCAGATCTTcgatgaaaatgacaaGCAAGCAGCCGTAAAGACCATCAAACACTGGATGGTTACCGACACGACCATTTCTAATTGGTGTCCTGCTTTCTTAAAACTTTTCGAAAACAGCGCCCAAAGAAATTGA
- the RTP1 gene encoding Rtp1p: protein MSEEKSHKISIIDILNKKPQLAEKTPLDDFFEDLDDNLITPINNFEFDSASRTSVYQALECSDNNEFVVILLQYFKDLHIQVLGQQKTLIQNKSDLLPISLHDMKYVDELINLLILHGIDANLSPMIKIPFDSKRLNAFRKGEKSTQYETPTSHNINSGTLSLVVTAFYDILTDEMSSDYLKNIILKGNAYANIFLGLLSLHLQQPNHFSLQMVTKLENAQETYTLFGMYTLLVETIQDAKVRELILLKLTTLSLRRPENGLISLVDFILGVRDVEDIDVEKFNRVYQILMSKPKTMTNLQYLTELFRQIYDCLTFVNRPILVTCLNGLILKFYMRNKRIVHDFLFQKINSVIYNCPLLDHSAKELNNTMNVLISLSKNSSVDLLNDLVTIHPDANGASGQFFLNLWIYSLFLKKNQNLNPLNINELSISNDKNPNSGHSPEEPFSNYYQVVLSLLKSLVIVTENYQILNILSLNLVNFEHEKWKFLIDLDTQLPYISVKGPNTVELLSNNVSKSTEISQFFHDMDLAVDLFMEFLVLLNDEEQLKNLFLEILKRWVHHTKEIGEKSSHDLDSISDVADNALILMDLKLLERMNDQFKSNIVNKANDVLIVIDQLIDIVQGKHEPQEKEVDSDDDEEEEVTEEVDLTENSAVKIILQLLSTVLSESSSSTLFQNSHTLKSISRKLQSLNPKVPEANTLLVLMDRILVNKHTTEADGDTETDIDMDTLDRAMTNLNDPLIPIKSHGLIKLRNLVEKKSKVITVKKVLQIHLDYLKNSDPFIYLNVIKGLTALCELDPETTIPPLVDFYANKRNKNKLDNVLKVGEVFINYIRCQNQLFQGKFAYLIIDICLDIVRPNDKTPLDNRWRMSSMSILGMCLQVNAKGLPDRIHDMLDCAFGILQLERPHNHPEGKDDSFLMRRSAVHLIHDLLYSTGLDMLPREYSYDKLKTLLSYVHDQDEDYLVCEQVSKLLTVLNELFTSSLHV, encoded by the coding sequence ATGAGCGAAGAGAAATCGCACAAGATCAGCATAATTGACATACTAAACAAGAAGCCACAGCTTGCCGAAAAGACACCCTTAGACGATTTCTTCGAAGATCTAGATGATAATTTAATAACTCCCATAAACAACTTTGAGTTTGACTCGGCGTCTCGCACTTCGGTTTATCAAGCCTTAGAGTGTTCAGACAACAATGAGTTTGTCGTCATACTATTACAATACTTCAAAGATTTGCACATTCAAGTACTTGGCCAGCAAAAGACGCTTAtccaaaacaaaagtgATCTGTTGCCTATCTCATTGCATGACATGAAGTATGTTGACGAACTGATTAACTTACTGATCCTTCACGGTATCGACGCTAATTTGTCtccaatgataaaaattcCCTTTGATTCGAAAAGGCTGAATGCCTTCAGAAAGGGCGAGAAGAGTACGCAGTATGAAACACCTACATCGCATAATATAAACAGCGGTACGTTATCTTTAGTAGTAACTGCCTTTTATGATATTCTTACTGATGAAATGTCTTCggattatttgaaaaacataaTCTTAAAGGGCAATGCGTATGCGAACATCTTCTTAGGTTTGTTATCACTACATTTGCAACAGCCCAACCACTTCTCATTGCAGATGGTAAcaaaactggaaaatgcTCAAGAAACGTATACGTTGTTTGGAATGTATACTTTACTGGTTGAAACAATTCAAGACGCAAAGGTAAGGGAATTAATACTACTAAAGCTAACTACTTTATCCTTACGAAGACCAGAAAACGGTCTCATCAGTTTGGTTGATTTTATCTTGGGCGTAAGAGACGTTGAGGATATTGATGTTGAGAAGTTCAATCGTGTTTATCAGATTTTGATGAGCAAACCGAAAACAATGACGAATTTGCAATACTTGACTGAACTGTTCAGACAAATATACGATTGCCTCACTTTTGTAAATAGACCCATCCTCGTTACCTGTTTGAACGGATTGATCCTAAAATTTTACATGAGGAATAAAAGAATTGTCCACGATTTtctatttcaaaagatcaatTCTGTCATTTACAATTGCCCGTTACTCGACCATTCGGCAAAGGAACTGAACAACACCATGAACGTGCTTATATCGCTGTCTAAAAACTCATCCGTTGATTTACTGAATGATTTAGTTACCATTCATCCCGATGCAAATGGTGCCTCTggtcaatttttcttgaatttatGGATATAttccctttttttgaagaaaaaccaaaaccTCAACCCACTAAATATTAATGAACTGTCTATATCGAACGATAAAAATCCAAATAGTGGGCATTCGCCGGAGGAACCCTTTTCCAATTATTATCAGGTCGTACTATCACTGTTAAAATCTCTGGTAATCGTAACAGAAAACTATCAAATTCTAAATATATTGAGCCTTAACTTGGTCAATTTCGAGCACGAGAAATGGAAGTTTTTAATTGATCTAGACACACAGCTGCCTTATATATCAGTTAAAGGCCCCAATACAGTAGAGTTGCTCTCCAACAATGTATCGAAAAGTACAGAGATATCTCAATTCTTCCACGACATGGACCTTGCAGTGGATTTGTTTATGGAATTTTTGGTATTACTAAACGATGAAGAGCAACTAAAAAATctctttttggaaattttgaaaaggtgGGTTCACCATACTAAGGAAATTGGGGAAAAATCTTCACACGATTTAGACAGCATATCAGACGTGGCAGACAATGCGCTTATACTAATGGACTTGAAGCTTCTGGAACGCATGAACGATCAgttcaaatcaaacattGTGAACAAGGCTAATGATGTACTTATCGTTATTGATCAAttgattgatattgttCAAGGAAAGCACGAACCgcaagagaaagaagttgattcagatgatgacgaagaagaggaagtgACGGAAGAGGTAGACCTAACTGAAAATTCCGCTGTCAAAATTATCTTACAATTATTGTCCACTGTCCTTTCAGAATCGTCTAGTAGTACGttatttcaaaacagcCATACATTAAAATCCATTTCCAGAAAATTGCAATCTCTCAATCCAAAAGTCCCAGAGGCAAATACACTGTTAGTATTGATGGATAGAATTCTGGTTAACAAGCACACAACAGAAGCTGATGGCGATACAGAAACCGACATAGATATGGACACTCTTGATAGAGCGATGACTAATTTGAACGATCCTTTAATTCCGATCAAATCACACGGGTTAATAAAACTACGAAATCTagttgaaaagaaatctaAAGTGATCACTGTGAAGAAAGTGCTGCAAATACATCTAGACTATTTAAAGAACTCAGACCCCTTTATTTATCTCAACGTCATTAAAGGGCTTACTGCATTGTGCGAATTAGACCCTGAAACTACCATACCTCCCCTTGTTGATTTTTATGCAAATAAGAggaacaaaaacaaattggACAACGTGTTAAAAGTTGGCGAAGTTTTCATCAACTACATCCGATGTCAAAACCAACTGTTTCAAGGGAAATTTGCTTATTTGATTATAGATATCTGTCTCGATATCGTGAGGCCCAATGATAAAACGCCGTTGGACAATAGATGGCGTATGTCATCCATGTCAATCTTAGGTATGTGCCTTCAAGTTAATGCGAAGGGCCTTCCAGATCGAATTCATGATATGCTAGATTGTGCATTCGGAATATTACAATTAGAACGGCCACATAATCATCCTGAGGGCAAAGATGATTCTTTCCTGATGAGAAGAAGTGCTGTACACTTGATACACGACCTGTTGTACAGTACGGGACTCGACATGCTCCCCCGTGAATACAGTTACGACAAGTTGAAAACACTGTTATCTTACGTGCATGATCAAGATGAAGATTACTTGGTCTGCGAACAAGTCAGCAAGCTCTTAACAGTACTAAATGAACTGTTCACAAGTTCTCTACACGTTTAA